A region from the Rheinheimera mangrovi genome encodes:
- a CDS encoding TonB-dependent receptor: protein MNNSQNQFKRCALALSVSSILACSVGYAQAQEANTDEAQIEKILVRGVKGSQVASMNTKRNSDQVVDAIVAEDIGKLPDTTIADSLQRINGVQIRRSAGEGSTVNVRGMPQVATLLNGEQFLSAGSITTVQPDFTDIPSSLISGVDVFKSPTASTLAGGISGTINLKSHRPFDLEEGWTLVGSTEGTYGSYTEEVDDKTSMFAAYNGEKFGAAFSATYSNSNLANYRNGAQNDGWWGLAGESWAWPQGAADVNADGDTDDTFFSFQSHSAMNRFVERERLGLTSSFQYEISSSLKLTADVFYTDMDQYDRASGIVAHNAWQNWGWFKPDAATEVAPGFYAVESVDLEARGLNAYSRSEVDYRESLNTNLQLDYDNGDKFKGSLRYLHGKATAERTKNFADSYLNDGLSQVGADANFGSGPVAVNPGGIQGLPITQANGQPLLGDNGQPLYYYIPVSIDYRGEHPNWNIGVDTGNMANYGLVSTYSEHNSDDEANLDIVRADGSYAFDLENLTSVDFGVRYAKRDVIRFTYDLVSPFTSSAGNTVYAKWKDPASALPDTGLSIAALQPFSGLPSGWVKQINDFGPVTGLPSGGLYFIDPKVMDDALGFQNALYGGNVRQKNPADSYDVEEKTSTVYTQANFEGDISSLDLPFRGNIGVQVVKTELNVVQNILGATSVVTVDGVDYEGISGTPLSDAGDVVTDRDYTDVLPSFNISFDLTDELKLRMAYAKTMTALNSDDLGLGLSVTRTIDPNNSSLFLAQQAQSNGNPMMDPWRSDNFDISLEWYFSPSGLVSLGAFRMDIESFIETGTVLRSDIPDSDGVVRNTAVPTQTKQNGQGGTIDGIEFGYQQAFDFLPDFWSGFGVTFNYTYAPSESASKDYYGETLPISDNSEHSANSIIWYEKDGFQARIAHNYRSKRLQYPVNVWGQADFGFWQQPTAYVDASVSYDITDNFTVFAQGTNLTEEYEESYLQWESLKINQNIYERRYTLGVRARF, encoded by the coding sequence ATGAACAATTCCCAAAACCAGTTTAAGCGTTGCGCTCTGGCGCTTAGCGTCAGCTCCATATTGGCTTGCAGTGTCGGTTATGCCCAGGCACAGGAAGCAAATACCGACGAAGCTCAAATCGAAAAAATTCTGGTCCGTGGCGTCAAAGGCTCCCAGGTCGCCTCGATGAACACTAAACGTAATTCTGATCAGGTGGTAGACGCCATAGTGGCGGAAGATATTGGTAAACTGCCTGATACCACTATTGCAGACTCTTTACAGCGTATTAATGGCGTGCAAATTCGCCGTTCTGCCGGCGAAGGCTCCACAGTAAACGTTCGTGGTATGCCGCAAGTGGCTACTCTACTCAACGGCGAGCAGTTTTTAAGTGCGGGTTCTATTACCACAGTGCAACCTGACTTTACTGATATTCCGTCCTCACTGATCTCTGGGGTAGATGTATTTAAATCCCCTACTGCCAGTACTCTGGCTGGTGGTATTTCAGGCACCATCAATTTAAAAAGCCACAGACCTTTTGATTTGGAAGAAGGTTGGACTTTAGTCGGTTCTACAGAAGGCACTTACGGTTCTTACACTGAAGAAGTGGATGATAAAACCAGTATGTTTGCTGCGTACAATGGCGAAAAATTTGGTGCGGCTTTTTCCGCAACCTACTCGAATTCAAACCTCGCCAACTACCGTAACGGTGCACAAAATGACGGCTGGTGGGGATTAGCCGGTGAAAGCTGGGCCTGGCCTCAAGGCGCCGCTGATGTAAATGCTGATGGCGATACTGACGACACCTTTTTTAGCTTTCAAAGCCACAGCGCGATGAACCGTTTTGTTGAACGGGAGCGTTTAGGTTTAACCTCATCCTTTCAGTATGAGATTTCATCCAGCTTAAAACTAACTGCAGACGTGTTTTACACCGATATGGATCAGTATGACAGGGCATCCGGCATAGTAGCTCACAATGCTTGGCAAAACTGGGGTTGGTTTAAACCTGATGCAGCCACTGAAGTCGCTCCTGGGTTTTACGCTGTGGAATCTGTAGATTTAGAAGCCCGTGGTTTAAATGCCTATTCGCGCAGCGAAGTGGATTACCGTGAGTCACTGAATACGAATCTGCAGCTGGATTATGACAATGGCGATAAATTTAAAGGTTCATTGCGGTATTTACATGGAAAGGCAACTGCAGAACGCACCAAGAACTTTGCGGATTCCTACTTAAACGATGGTTTATCACAAGTAGGTGCAGATGCAAACTTTGGTAGCGGCCCTGTTGCTGTGAACCCTGGTGGTATTCAGGGCTTGCCTATTACTCAGGCCAATGGCCAGCCTTTATTGGGCGACAATGGCCAACCGCTGTATTACTACATTCCGGTTTCTATTGATTATCGTGGTGAACATCCAAACTGGAACATAGGCGTAGATACCGGCAACATGGCCAACTATGGTCTGGTGTCCACTTACTCTGAGCATAACTCAGATGATGAAGCCAATCTGGATATTGTAAGAGCAGACGGCAGTTATGCTTTTGATTTAGAAAATTTAACCTCTGTTGATTTTGGTGTGCGTTACGCTAAACGTGATGTGATCCGATTTACTTACGATTTGGTATCACCTTTTACCTCCAGTGCAGGCAATACAGTGTATGCCAAATGGAAAGATCCGGCTTCTGCACTACCTGATACCGGCTTGTCTATTGCCGCTTTGCAGCCGTTTTCTGGTTTACCTTCGGGTTGGGTGAAGCAAATCAATGATTTTGGGCCTGTCACGGGTTTGCCGTCTGGAGGTTTGTATTTTATTGATCCAAAAGTGATGGATGATGCTTTGGGCTTCCAGAATGCGTTGTATGGCGGTAATGTCAGACAAAAAAATCCGGCTGACTCTTACGATGTCGAAGAGAAAACCAGTACTGTATATACACAAGCTAATTTCGAAGGCGATATCAGCAGTCTGGATTTACCTTTCCGCGGAAACATTGGTGTTCAGGTGGTCAAAACTGAACTGAACGTGGTACAAAATATTTTGGGTGCGACTTCGGTTGTTACTGTCGATGGTGTTGACTACGAAGGTATTTCAGGCACACCTTTGTCTGATGCCGGTGATGTGGTGACAGACCGTGATTACACTGATGTACTGCCTTCTTTTAATATTTCCTTCGATTTAACCGACGAACTGAAGCTGCGTATGGCCTACGCTAAAACCATGACCGCATTAAACAGCGATGATTTGGGTTTAGGCTTATCCGTGACCCGCACCATAGATCCAAACAATTCCAGCCTGTTTTTGGCGCAGCAAGCTCAGTCCAATGGTAATCCTATGATGGACCCATGGCGTTCTGACAATTTTGATATCAGTCTGGAGTGGTATTTCAGTCCAAGCGGTTTGGTCAGCCTGGGCGCTTTCCGTATGGATATTGAATCCTTCATTGAAACCGGCACTGTCTTACGTTCAGACATTCCGGATTCGGACGGTGTAGTGCGCAACACTGCTGTGCCTACCCAAACCAAACAAAATGGCCAGGGTGGCACTATTGACGGTATAGAGTTTGGTTACCAGCAAGCCTTTGATTTCCTGCCTGATTTCTGGAGCGGTTTTGGTGTGACTTTTAACTACACTTATGCCCCTAGTGAAAGTGCCAGCAAAGATTATTATGGTGAAACTTTGCCAATTTCGGACAACTCAGAGCATTCTGCCAACTCCATTATCTGGTATGAAAAAGATGGTTTCCAGGCTCGTATAGCCCATAACTACCGTAGCAAACGTTTGCAATATCCGGTCAACGTCTGGGGTCAGGCCGACTTTGGCTTCTGGCAACAACCTACAGCTTATGTAGATGCTTCAGTCAGCTATGACATTACCGATAACTTTACCGTATTTGCTCAGGGCACTAACCTGACCGAAGAATACGAAGAAAGTTACCTGCAATGGGAAAGTCTGAAAATAAACCAGAATATTTATGAGCGTCGTTATACCTTAGGTGTAAGAGCTCGTTTCTAA
- a CDS encoding SRPBCC family protein, translating into MKLIKIILIGFLLAVAVLLLAALVLPSSYQVERSVSINKPKDQVFSYLVLLKNQDNFSVWMALDPNVKKTYQGEDGTVGFVSAWHSEKDDVGSGEQEIKAIKPGERIDYELRFLKPFASVSPAYLLTEQSTASETKVTWGFQGDMPYPMNLLLLVMDMEGMIGKDLQQGLDKLKYLLEQPAT; encoded by the coding sequence ATGAAGCTTATAAAAATAATACTGATTGGTTTTTTACTGGCAGTGGCTGTGTTGTTGCTGGCCGCTTTGGTGTTGCCTTCGTCTTATCAGGTGGAACGCAGCGTCAGCATCAATAAACCCAAAGATCAGGTGTTTAGTTATCTGGTGCTGTTAAAAAATCAGGATAACTTCAGCGTCTGGATGGCTTTGGATCCGAATGTGAAAAAAACCTACCAGGGTGAAGATGGCACAGTAGGTTTTGTCTCGGCATGGCACAGCGAAAAAGATGATGTAGGTTCAGGCGAACAGGAAATCAAAGCGATCAAACCCGGTGAACGTATTGATTACGAACTGCGTTTTTTAAAACCTTTTGCCTCAGTATCGCCAGCTTATCTGCTGACTGAACAAAGTACTGCCAGCGAAACTAAAGTCACCTGGGGATTTCAGGGCGACATGCCTTATCCGATGAACCTGTTATTACTGGTGATGGATATGGAAGGGATGATAGGCAAAGATCTGCAACAAGGTCTGGATAAACTCAAATATTTGCTGGAACAGCCCGCAACCTGA
- a CDS encoding copper homeostasis protein CutC yields the protein MTQLEICINADDLHYLEANVAAALQGGASRIELCADMQQQGMTPTVLAMQKARQAFATVPGLLVMVRFRSDDQIQTKSELAAMQQAIRQAADSGANGVVLGLLNAQRCLDLASLELLVSQAKKLGLQVTFHRAFDAIAKQQQALDQLIDVGVDRVLSAGTLWGSDLGVMHGLERLQQLKTQAAGRIELVVGGGVNLGNLAKIVDNLKAADNLCSVHSYSAVLSQGKVDPQKVAAMVRLCR from the coding sequence ATGACGCAGCTGGAAATCTGTATTAACGCTGACGATTTACACTATCTGGAAGCTAATGTAGCCGCCGCCTTACAAGGCGGTGCCAGCCGTATTGAGCTCTGCGCTGATATGCAACAACAAGGCATGACGCCAACAGTGCTGGCTATGCAAAAAGCGCGTCAGGCCTTTGCAACCGTCCCCGGCTTACTGGTGATGGTGAGGTTTCGCAGTGACGATCAAATTCAGACTAAATCTGAGTTGGCGGCTATGCAGCAAGCCATTCGTCAGGCCGCAGACTCAGGGGCTAATGGTGTAGTGCTCGGGCTATTAAATGCGCAGCGATGTCTGGATTTAGCGTCGCTGGAACTGCTAGTGAGCCAGGCTAAAAAGCTGGGTTTGCAGGTGACTTTTCACCGGGCTTTTGATGCCATTGCGAAGCAGCAGCAAGCGCTGGATCAACTGATCGATGTTGGGGTCGACAGAGTGCTGAGTGCAGGTACTTTATGGGGCAGCGATTTAGGTGTGATGCATGGTCTTGAACGCTTACAGCAATTGAAAACTCAGGCCGCAGGCCGCATCGAGCTGGTGGTGGGCGGAGGCGTGAACCTCGGCAATTTGGCTAAAATAGTAGATAACTTAAAAGCTGCGGATAATTTGTGTTCTGTGCACAGTTATTCAGCTGTGCTTAGTCAGGGCAAAGTAGACCCGCAAAAAGTGGCCGCTATGGTCCGGCTTTGCCGCTAA
- a CDS encoding N(4)-(beta-N-acetylglucosaminyl)-L-asparaginase — MRSRRDFLKLSALLGLTTGLMKTTTAFAATKKQPEAIVVSTWEHGLAANEAAWQILAKGGRALDAVETGVRVPEADPKVRTVGYGGYPDRDGIVTLDACIMDEHMNCGSVAFLQNIKHPISVARLVMEKTPHVMLVGEGAKQFALQQGFKEENLLTAESEADWKAWLKDQKIQQINIENHDTIGMLAMDAAGNLSGACTTSGAAYKMHGRVGDSPLIGAGLYVDNDIGAATATGMGELMIKTVGSHLVVELMRQGASPEEACKQAVLRIARKLGDYAQFQVGFLALNKQGQYGAYGIQPGFNYAVQNKAGSKLIDGKSLLGAKA; from the coding sequence ATGCGCTCAAGACGTGATTTTCTGAAATTATCTGCTTTATTGGGCCTGACGACAGGCCTGATGAAAACGACAACTGCTTTTGCTGCAACAAAAAAACAACCCGAAGCCATAGTGGTATCCACCTGGGAACATGGTTTGGCTGCCAATGAAGCCGCCTGGCAAATTCTGGCCAAAGGTGGACGGGCTTTGGATGCGGTGGAAACTGGAGTGCGGGTGCCTGAAGCCGACCCTAAAGTGCGGACTGTAGGTTATGGCGGTTATCCGGATCGGGACGGCATAGTGACGCTGGATGCCTGCATTATGGATGAGCATATGAACTGTGGTTCAGTGGCTTTTCTGCAGAATATTAAACACCCTATTTCGGTCGCCCGCCTGGTGATGGAAAAAACACCTCATGTGATGCTGGTGGGCGAAGGCGCAAAACAGTTTGCGTTGCAGCAGGGTTTTAAAGAAGAAAACCTGCTGACCGCAGAATCCGAAGCCGATTGGAAAGCCTGGTTAAAGGATCAAAAAATCCAGCAAATTAATATCGAAAATCACGACACCATCGGCATGCTGGCGATGGACGCTGCCGGCAATTTAAGCGGAGCTTGTACCACCAGTGGTGCTGCTTACAAAATGCATGGCCGGGTTGGGGATTCGCCGCTGATTGGTGCTGGTTTGTATGTGGATAACGATATTGGCGCAGCCACAGCCACAGGCATGGGCGAGCTGATGATCAAAACAGTCGGCAGCCATCTGGTGGTTGAGCTGATGCGTCAGGGCGCAAGTCCGGAAGAAGCCTGTAAACAGGCAGTGCTGCGCATCGCCCGTAAACTGGGAGATTACGCTCAGTTTCAGGTTGGGTTTCTGGCCTTAAATAAACAAGGCCAGTATGGCGCTTATGGCATTCAGCCTGGCTTTAATTATGCGGTGCAAAACAAAGCGGGCAGCAAGCTGATTGATGGCAAAAGCTTGCTTGGAGCCAAAGCCTGA
- a CDS encoding BadF/BadG/BcrA/BcrD ATPase family protein has translation MTDRVVSAEDTINKALYLGIDGGGSHCRVMLQDDTGLLLGEGLGGPANPVYGTEQAIQSILTATDEALVQAGLTPADKNQLIVGAGLAGLHLPQMQQVMQQWQHPFKALYLTTDLHVAATGAHQGLDGAVIILGTGFSSLAAHQGQLTQIGGYGFPINATCSGAWFGLEAVKAVLLDADGVGLPTRLTSVLLKDKTATALAEQYMNASATQYAKLAPLVFELADLGDKVCLSFIQHGAAFINQVIRKLLSTQASRVSMIGSISERIKPWLDPQLSVCINPALSSPEQGAILFARQSHQAAPRVAKEN, from the coding sequence ATGACGGATAGAGTTGTATCTGCCGAAGATACGATAAACAAAGCCTTGTATCTTGGAATAGACGGTGGGGGCAGCCATTGCCGTGTTATGTTACAGGACGATACTGGTCTTCTGCTTGGCGAGGGCCTCGGCGGACCAGCCAATCCTGTCTACGGCACAGAACAAGCTATTCAGTCTATTCTCACTGCAACAGATGAAGCCTTGGTGCAGGCAGGTTTGACTCCTGCTGATAAAAACCAACTGATTGTCGGAGCAGGCCTGGCTGGTCTCCACTTACCGCAGATGCAGCAGGTGATGCAGCAGTGGCAACATCCGTTCAAAGCTTTATACCTGACCACAGATTTGCATGTTGCTGCAACAGGAGCTCATCAGGGATTGGATGGGGCCGTGATTATTCTGGGGACAGGTTTTAGCTCTTTAGCGGCCCATCAGGGGCAACTCACCCAAATTGGCGGTTATGGTTTTCCTATTAATGCAACTTGCAGCGGTGCATGGTTTGGCCTTGAAGCTGTTAAAGCTGTATTACTTGATGCCGATGGTGTTGGCTTACCCACCCGACTAACGTCTGTATTACTAAAAGATAAAACGGCCACAGCACTGGCAGAACAATACATGAATGCTTCTGCCACACAATACGCAAAGCTTGCACCACTGGTGTTTGAGCTGGCGGATCTGGGTGACAAAGTCTGTCTGTCTTTTATTCAGCATGGCGCTGCTTTTATCAATCAGGTGATCCGCAAACTTCTGAGTACTCAGGCGTCCAGAGTCTCGATGATAGGGAGCATCTCTGAACGTATTAAGCCCTGGCTGGATCCTCAATTATCTGTATGTATCAATCCTGCTTTATCTTCACCAGAGCAGGGAGCCATTTTATTTGCCAGACAGTCGCATCAGGCGGCTCCGCGTGTTGCTAAGGAAAACTAA
- a CDS encoding acyltransferase family protein: MTRTDTGRRYELDWLRSIAFALLILYHIGMYYVADWGWHIKSEQTFTGLQDLMILTNPWRMSLLFLLAGMALSLVLPRISRLKLLGLRSTRLLIPLLFTMFVVVVPQVYYEALSQQLIQPGYLQFWWQYVNPVTDLLPDHHSPIGLLTWNHAWFIPYLWCYSLLVLLFYPLLNVVSQARWVQQLKGRYALALVFGLMFCAWWMLKADFPSTHALVDDWYNHAKYFLVFIAGFLLARQDLWWQQLVANRRLWLVIALCCYCLIIAERNDVFDYYSGPTKSETLHNMLFGSVLVINHWVWLLAILGYAGAYLAKTNNQLLRYCNDAVLPWYILHQTLIILFAAWLKPLAIPAVAEFPLLLALTVAACWLGYELIRRVSLLRWCFGLGKARQTIQNSTSSESLSEAGAVR; encoded by the coding sequence ATGACACGAACTGACACTGGCCGTCGATATGAACTGGACTGGCTCCGCAGCATTGCTTTTGCACTGCTGATTTTGTACCACATTGGTATGTATTATGTTGCCGATTGGGGCTGGCATATTAAAAGTGAGCAGACCTTCACCGGCCTGCAGGATTTAATGATTTTGACCAATCCATGGCGTATGTCTTTATTATTTTTACTGGCAGGTATGGCGCTGAGTTTAGTCTTGCCGCGTATCAGTCGATTGAAACTGTTAGGGCTACGTTCCACACGTTTATTGATCCCGCTGCTGTTCACCATGTTTGTGGTCGTAGTGCCGCAAGTTTATTACGAGGCCTTAAGCCAACAACTGATCCAGCCGGGTTATTTGCAGTTCTGGTGGCAATATGTCAATCCTGTCACCGACTTATTGCCTGACCATCATAGCCCTATAGGTTTACTGACCTGGAACCATGCCTGGTTTATTCCGTATTTATGGTGTTACAGCCTGCTGGTGCTGTTGTTTTACCCGCTGCTGAATGTAGTTTCACAAGCGCGCTGGGTGCAGCAATTAAAGGGGCGTTATGCTTTGGCATTGGTGTTTGGCTTGATGTTTTGCGCCTGGTGGATGCTAAAAGCTGACTTCCCAAGTACTCATGCTTTAGTGGATGACTGGTATAACCATGCCAAATATTTTCTGGTTTTTATCGCTGGGTTTTTACTGGCAAGACAGGATTTGTGGTGGCAACAATTGGTAGCAAACAGAAGATTGTGGCTGGTGATAGCACTGTGCTGTTACTGCCTTATTATTGCTGAGCGCAATGATGTTTTTGACTATTACTCAGGCCCGACAAAGAGTGAAACTCTGCACAATATGCTGTTTGGTTCTGTACTGGTGATTAATCATTGGGTGTGGTTGCTGGCCATTTTAGGTTATGCCGGAGCTTATCTGGCAAAAACAAATAACCAGCTGTTAAGGTACTGCAATGACGCCGTATTGCCCTGGTATATTTTGCACCAAACATTAATTATTCTGTTTGCGGCCTGGTTAAAACCCTTGGCTATACCCGCAGTTGCAGAGTTTCCATTGTTGCTGGCTTTGACTGTTGCAGCATGCTGGCTGGGCTATGAACTGATACGCCGTGTTAGCCTGTTGCGTTGGTGTTTTGGGTTAGGCAAAGCCCGGCAGACCATTCAGAACTCAACATCCTCTGAATCGTTGTCAGAAGCCGGTGCTGTGCGCTGA